Proteins encoded together in one Lathyrus oleraceus cultivar Zhongwan6 chromosome 5, CAAS_Psat_ZW6_1.0, whole genome shotgun sequence window:
- the LOC127083988 gene encoding transcription factor bHLH51: MNMENHNDSSEWHNWSQYTDHSQFPAQILPQNISDSSSASFQYSEFQSWSLPVEGSLEDRAASASRSHSQAEKRRRDRINTQLANLRKLIPKSDKMDKAALLGSVIDHVKDLKRKAMDVSRVITVPTEIDEVSIDYNHVIEDETSTNKVDKFKNNIIIKASVCCDDRPELFSELIQVLKGLRLTTVKADIASVGGRIKSILVLCSKDSEENVCINTLKQSLKSAVTKIASSSMVSNCPTRSKRQRFFLPSHFV, from the exons ATGAATATGGAAAATCACAATGATTCTTCTGAGTGGCATAATTGGTCTCAATACACTGATCATTCACAGTTTCCTGCGCAAATTCTACCTCAAAATATCTCTGATTCTTCTTCTGCTTCTTTTCAATATAGTGAGTTTCAGTCTTGGTCTTTACCTGTTGAAGGAAGTTTAGAAGATAGAGCAGCAAGTGCTTCCAGGAGTCATAGTCAAGCAGAGAAAAGACGCAGAGATAGAATCAATACTCAGCTTGCTAATCTCAGAAAACTTATTCCTAAGTCTGATAAG ATGGACAAAGCAGCTTTACTAGGGAGTGTAATAGATCATGTCAAAGACCTAAAGAGAAAAGCAATGGATGTTAGCAGAGTCATCACAGTTCCAACTGAAATCGACGAAGTATCCATAGACTACAACCATGTAATTGAAGACGAAACCAGCACTAACAAAGTGGACAAATTCAAGAACAATATAATCATCAAAGCTTCTGTTTGCTGCGACGACCGGCCTGAACTGTTCTCTGAACTAATTCAAGTCCTCAAAGGGCTAAGACTTACGACAGTTAAAGCAGACATAGCAAGTGTTGGTGGCAGAATCAAAAGCATATTGGTTCTTTGTTCTAAGGACAGTGAAGAGAATGTTTGCATTAACACTCTCAAACAGTCCCTTAAATCAGCAGTGACCAAAATTGCTTCATCATCAATGGTATCTAATTGTCCTACTAGAAGTAAGAGGCAAAGGTTCTTTTTGCCTTCACATTTCGTATAG